A window of the Arachis duranensis cultivar V14167 chromosome 5, aradu.V14167.gnm2.J7QH, whole genome shotgun sequence genome harbors these coding sequences:
- the LOC110281455 gene encoding uncharacterized protein LOC110281455, with the protein MRLTFHLPGEQNIIFKDDDDLEEIVEEEEEKCTIFLAWMEANKKLEAGQTLTYGEFPNQFVYDRVSREWHPCKRGYSIGRLNYVPPGTCDIYYMRILLAVQRGCTTYEYIRTVNGIIYSNFQDACYSMGLLCDDREFIVAINEVAELASGHQLRKLFAILLISNSNSNPERVWNATWTLLANGILYERRKALKNQRLNMTHDELKNLCFIEIDEKILNSNARSLKDYQLMPYPEMSDVRLFQNKLIEKDLAYDTNELTHTNLYTKQKMTHEKRTTHSRFSIPITITDESTCNIKHDNLKAELLIQSSLIIWDEAPMLNKMCFEALDRTLRDLMSVTDQHKTHKPFGGKVVVLGGDFRQILPVIPKGSRHDILASVINSSHLWSFCKVLKLHTNMRLLMFSSDQDEGEMKRFANWILDVGNGNIVSIVGDESEVEIPNDLLITTTDDHLVDFAYPNCCKTCQITGIEKKYLSSNTICQADENEDVQQEWFTPEFLNDIMFETTQSQVDFEDRSRCNATLKHRPNFGFMQRDKINS; encoded by the exons ATGAGATTAACCTTTCATTTGCCTGGAGAGcaaaatattatctttaaaGATGATGACGATCTTGAAGAAATcgtggaagaagaggaagaaaaatgtaCGATATTCTTAGCATGGATGGAGGCCAATAAAAAACTTGAAGCAGGTCAAACTTTGACGTATGGTGAGTTTCCAAATCAATTTGTTTATGATAGAGTATCAAGGGAATGGCATCCATGCAAAAGAGGGTATTCTATCGGGAGGTTAAATTATGTTCCACCGGGTACATgtgatatttattatatgagaaTTTTGTTAGCTGTTCAGAGAGGTTGCACAACATATGAGTATATTAGGACAGTTAATGGAATTATATATTCTAACTTCCAAGATGCTTGCTATTCCATGGGACTACTGTGCGATGATAGGGAATTCATTGTAGCTATTAATGAGGTAGCTGAACTCGCATCTGGTCATCAATTGAGAAAACTATTTGCGATACTACTGATATCTAATAGCAATAGCAATCCAGAGCGTGTTTGGAATGCAACTTGGACATTATTAGCTAATGGAATACTATATGAGAGGAGAAAAGCTTTGAAAAACCAAA GACTAAACATGACTCATGACGAATTGAAAAATCTCTGCTTTATTGAGATTGATGAGAAGATACTCAACAGCAATGCGAGATCTTTAAAAGACTATCAATTAATGCCATATCCTGAGATGTCTGATGTTcgcctttttcaaaataagctAATAGAGAAGGATTTAGCATATGACACAAATGAGTTGACTCATACAAACTTATATACGAAACAAAAGATGACTCATGAGAAAAG AACGACTCATTCTAGATTTTCAATACCCATTACAATTACTGATGAATCTACTTGCAACATCAAGCATGACAATTTGAAGGCTGAGCTGCTCATCCAAAGTAGCTTAATAATTTGGGATGAAGCTCCAATGCTCAATAAAATGTGCTTTGAAGCACTTGATCGGACGCTCAGGGATCTTATGTCAGTTACCGATCAACATAAGACACATAAACCATTTGGTGGTAAGGTTGTTGTTCTAGGAGGTGATTTCAGACAGATACTTCCGGTGATTCCGAAAGGAAGTAGACACGATATATTGGCATCCGTTATTAACTCATCCCATCTCTGGTCATTTTGTAAGGTTCTGAAACTGCATACAAATATGAGGCTTCTAATGTTTTCTTCGGATCAAGATGAAGGTGAAATGAAGAGATTTGCTAATTGGATACTTGATGTTGGAAATGGAAATATTGTCTCTATTGTTGGTGATGAATCAGAAGTTGAAATTCCAAATGATCTATTGATTACAACTACTGATGACCATTTGGTAGACTTTGCATATCCAAATTGTTGTAAAACATGTCAGATTACAG GGATAGAAAAGAAGTATTTGAGCTCTAACACAATATGTCAAGCTGATGAGAATGAAGATGTACAACAAGAGTGGTTCACACCAGAGTTCCTAAATGATATAATGTTCGAGACTACCCAATCACAAGTTGACTTTGAAGACAGGAGTCGCTGTAATGCTACTCTGAAACATAGACCAAACTTCGGGTTTATGCAACGGGACAAGATTAATAGTTAA